From the genome of Alteromonas stellipolaris:
AAATGGCAGGGTTCTCACCCTGCCAGTATATTCTTAGAATGAACCTCGAATACCTACTGCGTAACGAGAGCCGTTATCTTCAATAGAGTATGTTTGGTCAGCAAAGCGACCAACCTGTGAAAGTTCTTCTTCTGTTACGTTAATGCCTTCAAAGAACACAGTGAAATGCTCGTTGATGTCATAACTTGCACTTACATCCCACTGACCGTAAGTTTCTGTGGTTACTGGCTCGCCAGTAGCACCGCCTACAGAAGTGTTATCAAGTGCAAACAAGAAGGCTTCACGGTTGTTAAATGCAACACGTGCCTGGAATGCGTCTCTTTCGTAGAACATAATCAAGTTCTGAGAATCACCAAGACCTTCAAGTGCAAACGTTTGTGTAACGTCATCAGATACTTCAGCATCACTGTTTACAACAGTCGCGTTAGCAGTAATACCGAAACCGTTATCCCAAACGTGAGTTAGCGCAACTTCATAACCATTAACCGTTGCAGTTTCACCATTTTGAGGGCGAGTTACTGTGTAAATCTCGCTTTCGCCATTTAACTCTTCAGTGTCAGCGACTACGTCACGAGTTGGATCCGTAGGGTCAAGTTGAACACCTACTGCACAAGTATCTTCTGCACATCGGTAACCGTTCGCTGCACTACGATCTGTCATAGAATAAGATTCTTCACCAGATAAGGTAACGATGAAGTTTTCAACTTCTTTACTGAACAATGCAAATGAGAACACAGAGTCGTCACTGTAGTACCACTCAAATGAGATATCCCAGTTTTCAGCTTCGAAAGGCTTAAGGTTAGGGTTACCACCACTCGCTTGTAAGTTCTGACGACGAGGTTCACCGAACGTAGTCGCTGGCGACATTTGATCCATAGTAGGACGAGATAATGAGTCGTAACGTGAGAAACGAACAATCATGTCTTCTTGAACTTCTAACTTCACGTTGATGCTTGGAAGAACATTAGCGTAAGAGCTTGAACCAGTAATATCTTCAGCTGGTGCGAAACGGTTAGCGAACAACGTTAAGTCGGTGGTTGGAACGATATCAGAGATAAATGCTTGAACCGCAGTAACCGAAACGTTGGTCTCTTCGTAACGAGCTCCAAAGTTCATGGTTAACGGCATATCACCGATGTCGTATCCAAACTCAAGCTGTGCGTAAAGCGCAGTAACATCTTCATCGATATTGTAGTAGTTAGGTTGCAGTGTTGGTATTACTGGTGCACCTTGCGACGCTAGGTAGTCAAGGTATGCATCACCGTCATAAGTGTACCAAGTGTCAATCAAACCGCTGAAGTAGTTGTTTGCTGTAAATGGACGAATGTTTAGTTCATCGATTGGAGCTTCTGTGCCGTAACCGCAGAATAAACATTCTGAAGCAAACATTTGGTAAACGTATTTTTCACGCTCTGAACGAAGAATACCGAAATCTGCTTTACGGAACACGTCAGAGTCTGGCAAATATGTAAAATCAGCTTTGTATTCAGTTACTTCGTCATCAGACGCTACCGTGTTTCCTAGGTCGTTGTAATGAAGGCGGTTTAAAGCAATATCTGGTAGTTGACCGTCTACAAAACCATCATGACGAACGGTTGGAACGCCACCCGTGCCGTCGAACTCATAGTTATTGATGATACCAACAACGTTAAAGCGACCTTCGCCAGCGATGTCGTTCTCTGCAGTAGAGTTAGAAACATCAAACGTTGCTGAAAGTGCATCGTTAATTTGCCAATCAACATTAAGTCCGAAACCTTTACTGGTTACGTCACGAACGTTACGAGTAGAAGATACGAAGTCAGAAGCAGGGTTACCACTACCTTGGTGCAAATCAATTTCTTGTGTGAATTGAATTGCGGTGCCTGTTTCTGGGTTGATGGTAGCCGAGCCCACACGATCTGGCTCAAACCATGATGCTAAATCAGTTACTTGAGAATCAACTTCAAATTTTGATACAAAACCATCAAGAGTAATAGTTACGTCATCAGTAGGTGCGTATTGCGCAACCAAAGATGCGTTAGTACGAGTACGCTCTTGCTGATCTACGATTTGATCCCAGTTGCGAGGCAGGTAAACGTTTTCAGCAATTACGCCGTCGTTACGGTTTGAAAGCGTTAAACCTGGACGCCAGCCCGCGGTTTGAATTCGGTTAATTTGAACTTCACGTTCCTGATGAGAAACGGCGAGCAATAGACCAAGTTTGTCGTCTGCAAAGGTATTGCTTACTAAGAAAGAGGCTTGAGGAGATACTTCCTCAGACAAACTTTCGTACATACCTTTAACGCTGCCTACTGCTTGGAATCCATCGTAATCGAAAGGACGAGCAGTAGAAACGTTGATAGTAGAGCCGATGCCACCTGATTGAAGGTTAGCAACGCCACTCTTATAAACATTAGCACCTGTAATTTGGTCTGCGGCTAAAATGTCAAAGTTAAACGCGCGACCCGCGTCATCAGAAGCTAACTGACGACCATTTACAAGTACAGTATTGAACTGAGGACCGAAACCACGCACAGTAACTTGTTGACCTTCACCACCACTACGGTCAATTGACACACCCGTAATACGTTGTAGTGATTCAGCAACGTTCAAATCTGGGAATTTACCCAAATCTTCTGCAGCGATACCATCAGAAACAGCTAAGTTTTCTTTCTTGTCAGCCATGGCACGCTTCAAGCTGCTTACAATACCGCGTACTTCGATAACCTCAACAGGGGCATCGTTCGCAGAGCTTGTATTAGCTTCTTGAGATAGTGCAACTGGCGCGTATAGGGCAGAAGCGACAGCAACACCTAAAAGTGAGCGTTTCGCGATAGGACCTATCATTGATGTGTTGGTTTTATGTGTCACTATGTTTTCTCCGTATTTCGGCTGTGTTTTACATATTTTAATTAACATTTAGCTTATATTTGGCATCTTGACCAAGCTAGTTAACATTTTCTTTACACATTCTTTAACCCAAAGTTCAATTTATTATTATTAACGCTATGAATTTTATAGGGTTTTATTTGTAAGGAAAAAGGTAAACGTTTTCCTTAATTTTTGATAGTAACACAAATTTACATTGTAATGACAATGTTATAAAAATATTTTTTTATATTAAAAGCGCGGTTTATTACCGCGCTGTATAAGGGAGGGGTAAATTAACTGCAGCGAATGCGAGCAACGGCGTTTTTCCAGCCGTCATAGGCCTTATCGCGCTCTTCTTTTGAAAGTCGAGGTGTGAAAATACTATCGCTTTTCCAGCACTCGGTAAGAGAATCAACAGAGGTAAATACACCAGCTTGAAGGCCAGCAAGGAATGCGGCACCAAGTGCGGTGGTTTCAGTAATTTCGGGGCGTTCAACTTCTGCGCCCAATACATCAGACAAGAATCCCATTACCCAATCGTTTCGAGACATCCCGCCATCGACTCTAATGGTCGTTGGCCTTGCGCCATCACTTTCCATGGCTTTTTGTAAGTCTTTGGTTTGATAACATACCGATTGCAAACCCGCGGCAACAATTTCGCTAATGCCGGTGTCTCGAGTTAGGCCTAGAATCGCACCTCGGGCGTCGGGATCCCAATAAGGAGCGCCTAATCCGGTAAATGCTGGTACAAGGAATACACCATTATCTTGTCGCGCTCTTTGTGCCAAGGCTTCGGTTTCGGATGCATCGTCAATAAGCTTCAAGCCATCCCTTAGCCATTGCACAGTAGCGCCGGCCATAAAAATACTGCCCTCTAAGGCGTATGTGGTTTTACCATTCAGCCTGTAGCCGACGGTAGTTAACAAACGGTTCTTAGATTGAAGCGGCTCATCACCTGTATTTAAAATCATGAAGCAGCCTGTACCATAGGTACTTTTTGCCATGCCTTTTTCGAAACAAGCTTGGCCAACAAGCGCAGCCTGCTGGTCGCCGGCTACACCTTGAATAGGGATAGTACAGCCCAAGATATCTTTACTCACAACACCAAATTCATCAGCACAATCCATGACTTCAGGAAGCATTGATTTAGGAATATTAAAGGTGGTGAGTAAACGCTCATCCCAACATTGTTTATTAATATCGAACAACATAGTACGGGATGCGTTGGTCGCATCGGTTTTGTGAGATTCGCCGTTGGTCAAACGCCAAATTAAAAAAGTGTCCACCGTACCGAAAAGAAGATCGCCAGCTTCGGCTTGTTCTCTCGCACCTTCAACGTTGTCTAAGATCCAAGCCAGTTTAGAGGCTGAAAAATAAGGGTCTAGCAACAAACCTGTGGATTCGGTGATATGCGCAACCAAACTCTCATCGTCATCGAGTTCGCGGCATTGCTGAGCGGTACGTCTGTCTTGCCACACTATAGCGGGGTATACAGGCTTTCCTGTGTCTTTGTTCCAAACCAACGTGGTTTCACGTTGGTTGGTGATGCCAACCGTAGCGATATCTTCAGGTGATAACGAGCACTTATCAAATACCTGTTTCATGGTAGTGGTTACGCTTTCCCAAATTTCTTCAGGATCATGCTCTACCCATCCATCTTGAGGATATTTTTGAGAAAACTCTTGTTGCGCAACGGCTACAATGGCGCCATCTGGTGCAAAGATAATGCTACGTGAACTCGTAGTTCCTTGGTCTATGGCAAGAATATATTGGCCCATGACACGTCTCCTGAACATAATTTGCTAAGAGTTTGCACCATTTACACCAGTTTAACAATGCTATATTTTCGAAAACGAACATTTGAGTGTTCGAATTGCCATAGGCAGGCAAAGGTGAACCACGTATAATGGCTAAATCGCCACAAGGAATGACCCAATGAACCAAACGCAAAGACACGAAAAAATTGTTAGCTTTATCAAACAAAATGGCTTCATGTCTATTGACGACTTGGTCACTCGCTGTGACGTTACCCCCCAAACTATTCGTCGCGATCTAAACCAGCTTGCTGAGGCTGGTATTGTTAGTCGATACCATGGTGGCGCTGGGCTTAATCGAAGTTGGGAGAATACCCCTTATCAAGAACGCAAAACACAAAACAGCGAAGTAAAAGAACGAATCGCTGAGGCCGTGGCTGACATGATCCCCGACGGAGCTTCATTATTTATAAATATTGGCACCACCACCGAAATGATAGCGAGTAAGTTGCTTAATCATAAAAACTTGCACGTGGTAACAAATAACATTCATGTCGCGACCATTCTTTCTGCGAAAGAAGACTTTTCAGTGATTATCGCCGCGGGCGAAGTACGCTACCGAGATGGCGGTATTATTGGGGAAGCCACCTGCGACTTCATTAGTCAATTTCGAATGGATTACGGCATTATAGGCATAAGTGGAATAAGTGCCGACGGTGCCTTGCTTGATTTTGACTTTAGGGAAGTAAAAGTATCCCAAGCGATACTGGAACACACCCAACACGTTATTCTTGCAGCAGATTACAGTAAGTTTGAGCGCCGAGCCATGGTAGAACAAGGGCATATTTCTCAGGTAGATTGCCTAGTGTGCGACCAAACACCGCCTCCTGCTATTCGAAAAATTATCGACGAAAACAATATCAGTTTCATTAAAGCCTAAGCGGCCAATCTATTACCTTTGTAACAACTTAACAGTGTCATCACTAACTCCAAAAAAACAGCATTGTGATTGGCATTGCTGTAGTAGCCCAACAGCCTTGTTAGCCACGTATTAACTGCTATGGTTATGTAAGCTAATGGCTATACATAAAGCACGTGGGCATACCTAATCTCCTTAAGAGTTTCTTTTAAACTGTGAGCCTATGTTTAACCGGCGGTTCAGTCGTGTAGGTTAAAATTGCGCAAGAATGTTCGTTAATGTTCGTTTTGTGTTGACATGTTTTCTTTTTGGTTGTCAAATAGCCAGCATGCTAGTGAAGCCGAAAGGGGCGAGAACATGAATCAGAATACAAATAGTACACAAACCGTTGACGTATTAGTGGTTGGCGGCGGTGTAAATGGTGCCGGAGTAGCATTAGATGCGGCTGGTCGCGGACTTTCGGTAGCACTATGTGAAAAAGGCGATCTTGCAGGTGCAACGTCTTCGTCTAGCAGCAAGTTAATTCATGGTGGTTTACGTTATTTAGAGCATTATGAGTTCCGCCTTGTAAAAGAAGCACTCGCCGAGCGTGAAGTACTATTAGAAAAAGCCCCACATATTATGTGGCCTTTACGTTTTCGTTTACCTCATCAAAAGCATCTTCGTCCTGCATGGATGATTCGTATTGGTTTGTTCTTGTACGATTCACTAGCCAAACGCAATGTATTACCGCGTTCAAAGAAAATGTCTACGTCACCTACAGGCCCGTTGGTTAACGATATTACAACCTGTTTTGAATACTCAGATGGTTGGGTAGATGATGCTCGTTTAGTGGTATTAAATGCACTAGCGGCGCAAGACCAAGGTGCTAGCATCTATACACGTACTGAATGTATTAGTGCTGAAAAACAAGATAAGTTATGGAAAGTCACTTTAAAAGACGCATTAGGGAAAACGTTTACAATTAATGCTAAGGCTGTTGTCAATGCAGCTGGCCCATGGGCTGTTTCATTCCTAGATAGACTTGCCGACACCAAAAATCCTAACGCAATGCGTATGGTGAAGGGCAGTCATTTCATTGTGCCTAAACTTTACGACACAGAAGAAGCTTATATTCTTCAAAATAAAGATGGCCGTATTGTTTTTGTTATTCCTTACGAAGATGATTTTTCACTCGTTGGTACTACCGATGAGAACTATGTTGGTGAGCCATCGCAAGCCGCTATTTCTGAAGATGAAACTGAATATTTGGTCGAAGTGGTAAATACGTACTTTAAAACGAAAATTGATGAAAGCGATATTGTTCATAGCTACAGTGGCGTGCGCCCATTGCTTGAAGAGAAAAATGCGTCTGCTCAAGAGCTAACTCGCGATTATAAAGTGGAACTAAGCGGAACTGAGTCTTCGCCAATATTGCTTAATATTTTCGGTGGTAAAATTACGACCTATAGAAAACTTGCCGAGCATGCAGTAGATAAGCTAACTAGTTTGTTTCCAAAGGCAGGGAAAGCCTGGACGAAAGATGTACCACTTCCAGGTGGCGCGTTCACTAATAAAGAAGATTTGATTAAACAGCTTCAACACGACTATCCATGGTTATCTGAGT
Proteins encoded in this window:
- a CDS encoding TonB-dependent receptor, which codes for MIGPIAKRSLLGVAVASALYAPVALSQEANTSSANDAPVEVIEVRGIVSSLKRAMADKKENLAVSDGIAAEDLGKFPDLNVAESLQRITGVSIDRSGGEGQQVTVRGFGPQFNTVLVNGRQLASDDAGRAFNFDILAADQITGANVYKSGVANLQSGGIGSTINVSTARPFDYDGFQAVGSVKGMYESLSEEVSPQASFLVSNTFADDKLGLLLAVSHQEREVQINRIQTAGWRPGLTLSNRNDGVIAENVYLPRNWDQIVDQQERTRTNASLVAQYAPTDDVTITLDGFVSKFEVDSQVTDLASWFEPDRVGSATINPETGTAIQFTQEIDLHQGSGNPASDFVSSTRNVRDVTSKGFGLNVDWQINDALSATFDVSNSTAENDIAGEGRFNVVGIINNYEFDGTGGVPTVRHDGFVDGQLPDIALNRLHYNDLGNTVASDDEVTEYKADFTYLPDSDVFRKADFGILRSEREKYVYQMFASECLFCGYGTEAPIDELNIRPFTANNYFSGLIDTWYTYDGDAYLDYLASQGAPVIPTLQPNYYNIDEDVTALYAQLEFGYDIGDMPLTMNFGARYEETNVSVTAVQAFISDIVPTTDLTLFANRFAPAEDITGSSSYANVLPSINVKLEVQEDMIVRFSRYDSLSRPTMDQMSPATTFGEPRRQNLQASGGNPNLKPFEAENWDISFEWYYSDDSVFSFALFSKEVENFIVTLSGEESYSMTDRSAANGYRCAEDTCAVGVQLDPTDPTRDVVADTEELNGESEIYTVTRPQNGETATVNGYEVALTHVWDNGFGITANATVVNSDAEVSDDVTQTFALEGLGDSQNLIMFYERDAFQARVAFNNREAFLFALDNTSVGGATGEPVTTETYGQWDVSASYDINEHFTVFFEGINVTEEELSQVGRFADQTYSIEDNGSRYAVGIRGSF
- the glpK gene encoding glycerol kinase GlpK, coding for MGQYILAIDQGTTSSRSIIFAPDGAIVAVAQQEFSQKYPQDGWVEHDPEEIWESVTTTMKQVFDKCSLSPEDIATVGITNQRETTLVWNKDTGKPVYPAIVWQDRRTAQQCRELDDDESLVAHITESTGLLLDPYFSASKLAWILDNVEGAREQAEAGDLLFGTVDTFLIWRLTNGESHKTDATNASRTMLFDINKQCWDERLLTTFNIPKSMLPEVMDCADEFGVVSKDILGCTIPIQGVAGDQQAALVGQACFEKGMAKSTYGTGCFMILNTGDEPLQSKNRLLTTVGYRLNGKTTYALEGSIFMAGATVQWLRDGLKLIDDASETEALAQRARQDNGVFLVPAFTGLGAPYWDPDARGAILGLTRDTGISEIVAAGLQSVCYQTKDLQKAMESDGARPTTIRVDGGMSRNDWVMGFLSDVLGAEVERPEITETTALGAAFLAGLQAGVFTSVDSLTECWKSDSIFTPRLSKEERDKAYDGWKNAVARIRCS
- a CDS encoding DeoR/GlpR family transcriptional regulator, with protein sequence MNQTQRHEKIVSFIKQNGFMSIDDLVTRCDVTPQTIRRDLNQLAEAGIVSRYHGGAGLNRSWENTPYQERKTQNSEVKERIAEAVADMIPDGASLFINIGTTTEMIASKLLNHKNLHVVTNNIHVATILSAKEDFSVIIAAGEVRYRDGGIIGEATCDFISQFRMDYGIIGISGISADGALLDFDFREVKVSQAILEHTQHVILAADYSKFERRAMVEQGHISQVDCLVCDQTPPPAIRKIIDENNISFIKA
- the glpD gene encoding glycerol-3-phosphate dehydrogenase encodes the protein MNQNTNSTQTVDVLVVGGGVNGAGVALDAAGRGLSVALCEKGDLAGATSSSSSKLIHGGLRYLEHYEFRLVKEALAEREVLLEKAPHIMWPLRFRLPHQKHLRPAWMIRIGLFLYDSLAKRNVLPRSKKMSTSPTGPLVNDITTCFEYSDGWVDDARLVVLNALAAQDQGASIYTRTECISAEKQDKLWKVTLKDALGKTFTINAKAVVNAAGPWAVSFLDRLADTKNPNAMRMVKGSHFIVPKLYDTEEAYILQNKDGRIVFVIPYEDDFSLVGTTDENYVGEPSQAAISEDETEYLVEVVNTYFKTKIDESDIVHSYSGVRPLLEEKNASAQELTRDYKVELSGTESSPILLNIFGGKITTYRKLAEHAVDKLTSLFPKAGKAWTKDVPLPGGAFTNKEDLIKQLQHDYPWLSESLGVRYARQYGMLCIKFLEGKNGLDSMGENFGADMYKAEVDYLIDHEWAMSLEDVIWRRTKHGLRLNQSEQANLESYITSRVSKSVDMQQSA